A genomic window from Sphingobacterium sp. BN32 includes:
- the ettA gene encoding energy-dependent translational throttle protein EttA has protein sequence MSDEKIIFSMAGVNKIHPPSKQVLKNIYLSFFYGAKIGVIGLNGSGKSSLLKIIAGIDKSYQGEVVFSPGYSVGYLAQEPELDLTKTVKQVVEEGVAETTAILQEYEEINEKFGLPEVYEDADAMDKLLARQGELQDIIDATNAWELDAKLERAMDALRCPEPDALIANLSGGERRRVALCRLLLQEPDVLLLDEPTNHLDAESIDWLEQHLQQYKGTVIAVTHDRYFLDNVAGWILELDRGEGIPWKGNYSSWLDQKAKRLAQEEKQETKRQKTLERELEWVKMAPKARHAKSKARLHNYEKLASEETKEREEKLELFIPPGPRLGNVVIEADNVSKSYGDRILFENLSFSLPPAGIVGIIGPNGVGKTTLFRLITGQEQPDSGTFKVGETVVLGYVDQMHDDLDPNKTVWENITGGNENILLGNKQVNSRAYVSKFNFNGGDQQKKISVLSGGERNRVHLAITLKKGSNVLLLDEPTNDIDVNTLRALEEGLDNFGGCAVVISHDRWFLNRICTHILAFEGDSQVYFFEGNYTEYEENRKKRLGDVAPKRVKYKKLVK, from the coding sequence ATGTCTGACGAAAAAATTATTTTTTCGATGGCTGGTGTTAATAAAATACACCCACCATCCAAACAAGTTCTAAAAAATATCTATCTATCTTTTTTCTACGGAGCAAAAATCGGGGTTATCGGTTTAAATGGTTCCGGGAAATCATCCCTATTGAAGATTATTGCAGGAATTGATAAATCCTACCAAGGTGAAGTTGTGTTCTCACCAGGATATTCTGTTGGATACCTTGCGCAAGAACCCGAACTAGACCTTACTAAAACCGTAAAGCAAGTTGTTGAAGAAGGCGTAGCAGAAACAACAGCCATCCTTCAGGAATATGAAGAGATCAACGAGAAATTCGGATTGCCGGAGGTTTATGAGGATGCTGATGCGATGGATAAATTGTTAGCCAGACAAGGGGAATTGCAAGATATCATCGATGCAACGAACGCTTGGGAATTAGATGCAAAACTAGAAAGAGCGATGGACGCATTGCGTTGTCCGGAGCCTGATGCGCTGATTGCCAATTTGTCAGGTGGTGAGCGAAGAAGGGTGGCATTGTGTCGATTATTATTGCAAGAACCAGATGTTTTATTGCTAGATGAGCCTACCAACCACTTGGATGCTGAGTCTATTGATTGGTTAGAGCAGCACTTGCAACAATACAAAGGAACAGTAATCGCTGTAACCCACGACCGTTATTTCCTTGATAATGTTGCCGGTTGGATCTTAGAGCTTGATCGTGGTGAAGGTATTCCTTGGAAAGGAAATTACTCTTCTTGGTTGGATCAAAAAGCGAAACGCTTAGCACAAGAAGAAAAGCAAGAAACTAAACGTCAAAAAACCTTAGAACGTGAGTTAGAATGGGTGAAGATGGCCCCTAAAGCTCGCCATGCGAAGTCAAAAGCACGTTTACATAATTACGAAAAATTAGCTTCTGAGGAAACGAAAGAACGCGAAGAAAAACTTGAGTTATTCATCCCACCGGGACCTAGATTAGGGAATGTGGTTATTGAGGCTGACAATGTCTCTAAATCGTACGGCGATCGCATTTTATTCGAAAACCTGAGTTTCTCTTTGCCTCCAGCAGGAATCGTCGGTATTATCGGTCCTAACGGGGTCGGTAAAACAACACTTTTCCGACTAATTACCGGCCAGGAGCAACCTGATTCAGGAACGTTTAAAGTAGGTGAGACCGTTGTGTTAGGTTATGTCGACCAAATGCATGATGACCTTGATCCGAACAAAACAGTATGGGAGAATATTACAGGTGGCAATGAAAACATCTTGTTAGGAAATAAGCAGGTCAACTCAAGAGCCTATGTGTCAAAATTCAACTTCAACGGTGGAGATCAGCAGAAGAAAATATCCGTATTATCCGGAGGTGAGAGAAATCGTGTACATTTGGCAATTACATTGAAGAAAGGTTCAAACGTATTATTACTGGATGAGCCTACCAACGATATTGACGTAAATACCCTTCGTGCATTGGAGGAAGGATTGGACAACTTCGGTGGATGTGCTGTGGTTATATCCCACGATCGCTGGTTCTTAAATCGAATTTGTACACATATTCTGGCATTCGAAGGCGATTCACAAGTATATTTCTTCGAAGGTAACTATACGGAATATGAAGAAAATCGTAAAAAACGCTTAGGCGATGTCGCTCCGAAAAGAGTGAAATATAAAAAATTAGTAAAATAG
- a CDS encoding PAS domain-containing sensor histidine kinase, which yields MDSSKLLKAIIENAIDGIITIDPHGIVESINPSALVLFGYKAEEVIGNNISMLMPEPDRSNHDRYISTYEQTGHKKIIGIGREVRGLKKDGSTFPFRLSVSEVFYKDGKIFTGFVHDLTKEKQAEDELKKHALELETKIRERTKDLIKLVSELEKAKADVSVSLEKEKELNQLKSRFVSMASHEFRTPLSSVQLSASLIDRYVEKSEYGPIEKHTARIKGSVQLLNTILNDFLSLEKLEAGVVVVNKADTNIVQLGEEIAEEMQLICKKNQHIVYQHTGEVSNFYVDPNLLKNSIINLVSNAIKYSGEDTFIEFSTEIDKDNLLVTVKDNGIGIPKDEQANLTEPFFRANNTGNIPGTGLGLNIVKRYVGLMGGQMDYWSEVNQGAIFKMSFTQL from the coding sequence TTGGATTCATCAAAACTACTCAAAGCAATCATTGAAAATGCGATTGATGGCATTATAACTATCGATCCGCATGGCATTGTGGAGAGTATAAACCCCTCCGCATTAGTGCTATTCGGCTACAAGGCCGAAGAAGTTATTGGAAATAATATTTCCATGCTAATGCCAGAGCCTGATCGCTCTAATCATGATCGGTATATCTCAACCTATGAGCAGACCGGACATAAAAAAATCATCGGGATTGGCCGTGAAGTACGCGGCCTCAAGAAAGATGGCTCCACTTTCCCCTTCCGTCTGTCGGTAAGTGAGGTGTTCTACAAAGATGGAAAAATCTTTACCGGCTTTGTTCATGATCTTACGAAAGAAAAGCAAGCCGAGGACGAACTGAAGAAACATGCCCTAGAACTCGAAACGAAAATTAGAGAGAGAACGAAAGACTTGATAAAACTGGTTTCTGAACTTGAAAAAGCCAAAGCAGATGTCAGCGTTTCGTTGGAAAAGGAAAAAGAATTGAACCAGTTGAAGTCGCGCTTCGTGTCGATGGCTTCACATGAATTCAGAACGCCTTTAAGCTCCGTACAACTATCTGCGTCCTTGATCGACCGCTATGTAGAGAAGTCAGAATATGGACCTATTGAAAAGCATACGGCGCGTATCAAAGGTTCGGTTCAATTGTTGAATACCATACTGAATGACTTCCTTTCTCTGGAAAAACTGGAGGCTGGCGTCGTAGTCGTGAATAAAGCGGATACTAATATTGTGCAGCTAGGTGAGGAAATAGCGGAAGAGATGCAGCTGATTTGTAAAAAGAACCAGCATATTGTTTATCAGCATACGGGCGAAGTTTCGAACTTCTATGTGGATCCGAATCTATTGAAAAACAGTATCATCAATCTGGTCTCTAATGCCATCAAATACTCCGGCGAAGATACCTTTATTGAATTCAGTACGGAAATCGATAAGGATAATCTACTAGTGACCGTTAAAGATAATGGTATTGGAATTCCGAAAGACGAACAAGCAAATCTAACGGAACCATTCTTTAGAGCAAATAATACAGGAAATATACCAGGTACCGGCTTGGGGCTAAATATCGTAAAACGTTATGTAGGATTGATGGGAGGACAGATGGATTATTGGTCCGAAGTAAACCAAGGTGCTATTTTTAAAATGAGTTTTACCCAACTATAA
- a CDS encoding IS3 family transposase, whose translation MSKQAVHQRAVRHSRYQVQFAELIEKADKVRKEHPGCGVEKLYYMLRPDFVGRDRFIETMMSLGYRLKVKKNYRRTTRGLSTAYPNLINGLVVGTPNQVWQSDITYFYVGDRFYYGVFIIDVYTKKIVGYQVSNHMQSTANLKALRMALKNNGAPQYHHSDRGAQYHATAYLQLLKENNCRVSMGKSAQDNAYAERINGTIKNEYLDYWKPKTFESLKKMVNRAVKQYNKRRLHNSLHRMSPESFEEKWFREILSPKPLITIFDQVDKL comes from the coding sequence ATGAGCAAACAGGCGGTGCATCAGCGCGCTGTTCGCCATTCCCGTTATCAGGTTCAATTCGCTGAGCTGATCGAAAAAGCGGATAAAGTGCGTAAGGAACATCCCGGTTGTGGGGTGGAAAAACTGTATTATATGCTCCGTCCGGATTTTGTGGGGAGAGATCGTTTCATAGAGACCATGATGTCTTTAGGATATCGATTGAAGGTCAAGAAGAACTATCGCAGGACGACTCGCGGGCTTTCCACAGCCTACCCTAATCTGATCAATGGCTTGGTTGTAGGGACTCCCAATCAGGTTTGGCAATCGGACATCACCTACTTCTACGTGGGCGATAGGTTCTACTATGGAGTGTTCATTATCGACGTTTACACCAAAAAGATCGTTGGATATCAAGTATCCAATCATATGCAGTCAACAGCTAATCTTAAGGCACTACGAATGGCCCTTAAGAATAACGGGGCACCCCAATATCATCATTCAGACCGAGGTGCCCAATATCATGCGACAGCTTATCTGCAGCTGTTGAAAGAGAATAATTGCAGGGTGAGCATGGGCAAGAGTGCCCAGGACAATGCATACGCTGAGCGGATCAATGGAACCATCAAGAATGAGTATCTGGATTATTGGAAGCCCAAGACGTTCGAAAGCTTAAAAAAAATGGTCAATAGAGCTGTCAAACAGTACAATAAACGAAGACTGCACAACTCATTACATAGGATGTCGCCAGAGAGTTTCGAAGAAAAGTGGTTTAGGGAGATATTGTCTCCTAAACCACTAATAACTATATTTGATCAAGTTGATAAATTGTAA
- a CDS encoding transposase, translating into MQTNLRLIRKSRVYSDDFKREIVSLFESGKLSVLQLERLYGISNPTIYNWIYKFSNFNEKGQRIMEMKSSSTHKVKAMEQRIRELERMIGQKQIKIDFLEKMIDIAGEDLKVDIRKNFNTPPSDGSGNTQEK; encoded by the coding sequence ATGCAAACAAATTTGCGGTTAATCAGGAAATCACGGGTTTATTCTGATGATTTTAAGCGGGAAATAGTTTCCCTATTTGAGAGTGGGAAGTTGAGTGTTCTACAGTTAGAGCGGCTTTATGGAATAAGTAATCCCACGATCTATAATTGGATCTATAAATTTTCTAACTTTAATGAGAAAGGACAACGTATAATGGAGATGAAATCAAGTAGCACCCACAAAGTAAAAGCCATGGAACAGCGTATCCGTGAACTGGAGCGGATGATCGGCCAGAAGCAGATCAAGATCGATTTCTTGGAGAAGATGATCGACATCGCTGGAGAGGATCTTAAGGTCGATATCAGAAAAAATTTCAACACCCCACCATCGGATGGTTCCGGGAACACGCAGGAAAAATAG
- the recN gene encoding DNA repair protein RecN, with the protein MLSKLQIKNYALIDALDIEFDRKLNIITGETGAGKSIIMGALGLILGNRAESKHFFDESSKCIIEGHFEVAQYDLSDLFSQLDLDYEDTTIIRRELHADGKSRAFVNDTPVTLQTLKTLGERLIDIHSQHATLQINTESFQLLVLDTVAQQQALLKEYKSTYQSYKKTIASLEALEEELAKSRAEYDFNQFVFNELEQANLQADEQGTLEAEQNQLENAEEIKRHFHGAASLMQSEEVNVLDGLKSVLSFVQNGTKYLPSAEALQERLQSALIELKDIAAELEQVADGVTMDEERLNIVNDRLSVLYSLQKKHRVETIQDLLQLQEDLEQKLQASDSQEEQIEVLKENIEKLRSNLTQLADQITANRTKVKQTIEQEVQDVLAKVGMPNAQLQIQLKKKEDFKSTGQDEVAFLFSANKGQTLQPIHKVASGGELSRVMLAIKSLVAKSSSLPTIIFDEIDTGISGEVALRVGEIMEQLAEHMQVISITHLPQIASQGTAHFKVYKEDLGEKTKSNIVLLKKEDRVLEIAQMLSGANPEATAIKHAEEMLK; encoded by the coding sequence ATGCTAAGTAAATTACAGATTAAAAACTATGCATTAATTGATGCATTAGATATAGAATTCGACAGGAAACTGAACATCATTACGGGTGAAACCGGGGCGGGTAAATCCATTATTATGGGAGCTCTGGGATTGATTCTTGGAAATCGTGCCGAGAGCAAACATTTCTTTGATGAATCTTCCAAATGTATTATCGAAGGGCATTTTGAAGTTGCCCAGTACGACCTGAGCGATCTGTTCAGCCAATTGGATCTGGACTATGAAGACACAACGATCATCCGTCGTGAACTGCATGCTGATGGTAAATCCAGAGCCTTTGTCAATGATACGCCTGTAACATTGCAAACCTTAAAGACCTTGGGCGAACGCCTGATTGATATTCACTCGCAACATGCGACTTTGCAGATCAATACAGAGTCTTTCCAGCTCTTGGTGCTTGATACCGTTGCGCAGCAGCAAGCTTTGTTAAAGGAGTACAAATCGACCTACCAGTCCTATAAAAAGACTATCGCTAGTTTAGAGGCATTAGAAGAGGAATTAGCAAAATCGAGGGCGGAGTATGATTTTAATCAATTTGTTTTCAATGAATTGGAACAAGCGAATCTGCAAGCGGATGAGCAAGGAACATTGGAAGCTGAGCAAAATCAATTGGAGAATGCGGAGGAGATTAAAAGACATTTCCATGGAGCAGCAAGCTTAATGCAGTCGGAAGAGGTCAATGTATTGGATGGTCTAAAGTCGGTGCTATCCTTTGTACAGAATGGCACGAAATATCTTCCTTCAGCAGAAGCATTACAGGAGCGTCTGCAAAGTGCCTTGATTGAACTGAAAGATATCGCAGCCGAATTGGAGCAAGTCGCTGATGGGGTAACCATGGATGAAGAACGATTAAATATTGTCAATGACCGCCTTTCGGTTCTTTATTCACTGCAGAAGAAACATCGGGTAGAAACGATTCAGGACCTGTTGCAATTGCAAGAAGATCTTGAACAGAAACTTCAGGCTTCTGACTCGCAAGAGGAACAAATAGAAGTCTTAAAGGAAAATATAGAAAAACTAAGAAGTAATTTGACCCAATTAGCTGATCAAATCACTGCCAATAGAACGAAAGTTAAACAAACAATCGAGCAAGAGGTGCAAGATGTACTTGCGAAAGTCGGTATGCCGAACGCGCAATTACAGATTCAATTAAAGAAAAAAGAAGATTTTAAATCTACAGGACAGGATGAGGTAGCATTTTTATTCTCTGCCAACAAGGGACAAACTTTACAGCCTATCCATAAAGTAGCGTCCGGGGGAGAACTTTCTAGGGTTATGCTCGCAATCAAATCATTGGTAGCAAAATCCTCTTCTTTGCCAACTATTATTTTTGATGAGATTGATACGGGTATCTCGGGAGAGGTTGCCTTACGAGTAGGGGAGATCATGGAGCAGCTTGCTGAACATATGCAGGTGATCAGCATCACGCATCTTCCACAGATTGCTTCGCAGGGAACTGCGCATTTCAAAGTGTATAAAGAAGATCTCGGTGAAAAGACAAAGTCGAATATTGTGCTCTTAAAGAAAGAGGACCGTGTCTTAGAAATAGCACAAATGCTGAGTGGAGCGAATCCCGAAGCGACAGCGATCAAACATGCAGAAGAGATGTTGAAATAA
- a CDS encoding ATP-dependent Clp protease ATP-binding subunit — protein sequence MEAKFSPRVKDVISYSREEALRLRHDYIGTEHLLLGLIREGDGVAIKILKNIGIDMAAVRQSVEDAVKGSSVSRSPVNNNMPLTKQAEKVLKITYLEAKIFKSDIIGTEHLLLAILRDEENIASQILQQYKVSYNTFKSEVEQNASGITDEASSTPPSGDDDYAEDDSQFSAPKKVSDIKSKTPVLDNFGRDLTKAAEEGKLDPIVGREKEIERVSQILSRRKKNNPILIGEPGVGKSAIAEGLALRIIQRKVSRVLFNKRVVTLDLASLVAGTKYRGQFEERMKAVMNELEKSPDVILFIDEIHTIVGAGGASGSLDASNMFKPALARGEIQCIGATTLDEYRQYIEKDGALDRRFQKVTVEPTTYDDTIEILNRIKDKYEEHHNVTYTPEAIEACVSLTTRYITDRFLPDKAIDALDESGSRVHLNNIHVPQSIIDIEEKIEEVKVEKNKVVRSQKYEEAAKLRDTEKKLIEELEKEKAVWEAETKTTRYTVTEDNVAEVVSMMTGIPVQRVSQSDSQKLLNMGESMKGRIIGQDDAVQKLVKAIQRTRAGLKDPKKPIGSFIFLGPTGVGKTELAKELARFMFDSEDALIQIDMSEYMEKFAVSRLVGAPPGYVGYEEGGQLTEKVRRKPYAVVLLDEIEKAHPDVFNLLLQVLDEGQLTDSLGRKVDFRNTIIIMTSNIGARQLKEFGQGVGFTTAAKADQADSHSRGVIETALKRAFAPEFLNRVDDVIVFNSLNKEHIFKIIDIELKSLFTRIEGLGHKITLTEKAKNYIAEKGYDSNFGARPLKRALQKYLEDPIAEEILKGELKSGEAILVDFDEAKSEIKVAAAKKDESDDSNLASDVKDNKKKD from the coding sequence ATGGAAGCAAAATTTTCACCCCGCGTAAAAGATGTCATTTCCTACAGTCGTGAGGAAGCATTACGCTTGCGCCACGATTATATCGGGACAGAGCACCTTTTACTCGGATTAATACGTGAGGGCGATGGGGTTGCGATCAAGATATTGAAGAATATCGGAATAGACATGGCGGCAGTTCGCCAGTCTGTGGAGGATGCTGTGAAAGGTTCTTCCGTTTCGCGTTCTCCAGTGAACAACAACATGCCACTGACGAAACAAGCCGAAAAGGTTTTAAAGATAACTTATTTAGAAGCTAAGATTTTTAAGAGTGATATTATTGGTACAGAGCATCTGTTATTAGCGATTCTGCGTGATGAGGAAAACATTGCCTCGCAGATATTGCAACAGTACAAAGTATCTTATAATACGTTTAAATCTGAGGTTGAGCAAAATGCTTCGGGTATTACAGACGAAGCGTCGAGCACACCGCCAAGTGGCGACGACGATTACGCGGAAGATGATTCGCAGTTCTCAGCACCGAAGAAGGTTTCTGATATCAAATCTAAAACCCCGGTATTGGATAACTTCGGGCGCGACTTAACAAAAGCTGCGGAAGAAGGTAAGTTAGATCCTATTGTAGGACGTGAGAAAGAGATTGAGCGTGTGTCGCAGATCTTATCGCGTAGAAAGAAGAATAACCCTATTCTAATCGGTGAACCAGGGGTTGGTAAATCTGCTATCGCGGAAGGATTAGCATTACGCATCATACAACGTAAGGTTTCACGTGTATTGTTCAACAAGCGTGTCGTTACGCTTGACTTGGCGTCATTAGTGGCAGGAACGAAATACCGTGGACAGTTCGAAGAGCGTATGAAAGCGGTTATGAACGAATTGGAGAAATCTCCGGATGTTATCTTATTTATTGATGAGATCCACACCATCGTTGGTGCAGGGGGTGCTTCAGGTTCATTGGATGCATCCAATATGTTCAAGCCAGCATTGGCACGTGGAGAAATCCAATGTATCGGTGCAACGACTTTAGATGAATACCGTCAGTATATTGAGAAAGACGGTGCTTTAGATCGTCGATTCCAAAAAGTAACGGTAGAACCGACTACGTATGATGATACGATCGAGATTTTAAACCGCATTAAGGATAAATATGAGGAACACCACAATGTAACTTATACACCGGAAGCGATCGAAGCTTGTGTGTCTTTGACCACACGTTATATCACAGACAGATTCTTACCAGATAAAGCTATTGATGCGTTAGATGAGTCGGGTTCTCGGGTTCACTTGAACAATATCCATGTGCCACAAAGCATCATCGATATTGAAGAGAAAATCGAAGAGGTAAAGGTTGAGAAGAACAAAGTTGTTCGCAGTCAGAAATACGAAGAGGCAGCGAAACTACGTGATACAGAGAAGAAGCTGATCGAAGAGCTGGAAAAAGAGAAGGCAGTTTGGGAAGCAGAAACGAAGACAACGCGTTATACTGTTACGGAAGATAATGTTGCTGAGGTTGTTTCGATGATGACGGGTATTCCTGTTCAACGTGTTAGCCAATCCGATAGCCAAAAGCTATTGAATATGGGCGAATCGATGAAAGGCCGTATCATCGGTCAGGACGATGCTGTTCAGAAGCTTGTAAAAGCTATTCAACGTACGCGTGCCGGCTTGAAAGATCCAAAGAAGCCGATAGGTTCATTTATCTTCTTAGGTCCTACAGGTGTTGGTAAAACGGAATTAGCGAAAGAGCTTGCTCGCTTTATGTTTGATTCTGAAGATGCATTGATTCAGATTGACATGAGTGAGTACATGGAGAAATTCGCGGTATCTAGATTAGTAGGTGCGCCTCCAGGATACGTAGGATATGAAGAAGGTGGACAGTTGACAGAGAAAGTTCGTCGTAAGCCTTATGCAGTGGTTTTATTAGATGAGATTGAAAAAGCTCACCCTGATGTGTTCAACTTATTGCTACAGGTATTGGACGAAGGACAGTTGACCGACAGTCTTGGCCGTAAGGTTGACTTCAGAAACACGATCATCATCATGACTTCGAATATCGGCGCACGCCAGTTGAAAGAATTCGGACAAGGTGTTGGATTTACGACTGCAGCGAAAGCAGATCAGGCCGACTCACATTCTCGTGGAGTAATTGAAACCGCGTTGAAGCGTGCGTTTGCTCCTGAGTTTTTAAACCGTGTGGATGATGTGATTGTATTCAACTCATTGAACAAAGAGCATATCTTTAAGATTATTGATATTGAACTTAAATCTTTATTCACAAGAATCGAGGGATTAGGACACAAGATCACCCTTACAGAGAAAGCGAAGAACTACATTGCTGAGAAAGGATATGACAGCAACTTTGGCGCTCGCCCGTTGAAGCGTGCGCTCCAAAAATACTTGGAAGATCCGATTGCGGAAGAGATTCTGAAAGGGGAGTTGAAATCTGGCGAAGCCATCTTAGTAGACTTTGATGAGGCGAAGAGCGAGATTAAAGTTGCCGCAGCAAAGAAGGATGAAAGTGATGACTCCAACTTAGCTTCTGATGTAAAAGACAACAAAAAGAAAGATTAA
- a CDS encoding M28 family metallopeptidase: protein MKTKLFIGTAFLIGLASCKSGDTGSSYDPTLLDSGAINAITEAGYRAYVEKLASDEFMGRMPFTKGDTLTVNYLEEQFKALGLEPGNGNSYFQEVPMVEIKSEPVAPKLTFTGKNSNLSINYLDDYVVGTPRMSNNIDIKDTELVFAGFGIVAPEYKWNDYEGLDVKGKTVVVMVSDPGRYDKTLFKADTMTYYGRWTYKFEEASRQGAAGVLIIHETAAASYGWNVVRSGWTGPQLSLVPENKGANLVNFQGWVTTETANKLFQLGGLNPNIIEQAKKPGFKAVPMNVKTSIALKTTFRESKSNNVIATIKGSKRPDETIIYSAHWDHLGIGEAVEGDSIFNGAIDNATGVAALFEIAKAFKAAKVKPERSIVFLAVTAEEQGLLGSQYYAEHPIYPLAKTVANLNMDSFNPVGAMKGFRVVGTGQTELEDYAIKSGAKFNRELQPEGSPTSGGFYRSDHFNFVKVGVPGLYMGSGGDYLDQDTVALKKRQQALAGRYHAVSDELDEHWNFEGPLADTRLFFDIGYMLSMEKTFPNFKAKSEFKELGDKRLSK from the coding sequence ATGAAGACAAAACTATTTATTGGAACTGCCTTTTTAATTGGACTGGCGTCTTGTAAATCTGGAGATACCGGATCTTCCTATGATCCAACCCTCTTGGATTCGGGTGCTATCAACGCGATCACAGAAGCCGGATATCGTGCCTATGTGGAGAAGCTAGCTTCCGACGAGTTTATGGGTCGTATGCCTTTCACAAAGGGCGATACTCTGACGGTAAACTATCTGGAAGAGCAATTCAAAGCACTGGGATTGGAACCAGGAAATGGGAACTCCTATTTTCAGGAAGTGCCAATGGTCGAGATTAAGTCTGAGCCTGTAGCACCCAAACTAACTTTCACCGGAAAAAACTCCAATCTTTCCATTAACTATCTAGACGATTATGTTGTCGGCACGCCGCGCATGTCCAACAATATTGACATCAAAGACACCGAACTTGTTTTTGCCGGCTTTGGCATTGTGGCTCCGGAATATAAATGGAATGATTATGAAGGGCTTGATGTAAAAGGTAAAACCGTAGTCGTGATGGTCTCTGACCCGGGACGATATGATAAAACATTATTTAAAGCCGATACGATGACCTACTATGGCCGATGGACCTACAAGTTCGAAGAGGCTTCCAGACAGGGAGCTGCGGGCGTATTGATCATCCATGAAACTGCAGCAGCATCCTACGGATGGAATGTCGTACGTAGTGGCTGGACCGGCCCGCAATTATCTTTAGTACCTGAAAATAAAGGCGCAAACCTGGTAAACTTCCAAGGATGGGTAACGACAGAAACGGCGAACAAGCTGTTCCAATTAGGTGGTTTAAATCCAAATATTATCGAACAAGCGAAGAAGCCTGGATTTAAGGCTGTCCCTATGAATGTGAAGACCTCGATTGCATTGAAAACAACCTTCCGTGAGTCTAAATCGAACAACGTCATTGCGACGATCAAAGGCAGCAAACGTCCGGACGAGACGATTATCTATTCGGCACATTGGGATCACTTAGGCATCGGAGAGGCCGTAGAAGGCGACTCGATCTTCAATGGAGCCATTGATAACGCGACGGGTGTTGCCGCTTTATTTGAAATTGCAAAGGCTTTCAAAGCGGCGAAGGTAAAACCGGAGCGCAGCATTGTTTTCTTGGCGGTTACTGCCGAAGAGCAAGGTTTGCTAGGATCTCAATATTATGCGGAACATCCAATCTATCCTTTAGCAAAAACCGTTGCTAACTTAAATATGGACTCATTTAATCCTGTTGGAGCTATGAAAGGTTTCCGTGTTGTAGGAACCGGACAGACGGAGTTAGAGGATTATGCGATTAAATCCGGTGCCAAATTCAATCGTGAATTGCAGCCGGAAGGAAGTCCGACATCCGGAGGATTCTACCGTTCAGACCACTTCAACTTTGTTAAAGTTGGTGTTCCTGGATTGTATATGGGCAGTGGAGGCGATTATCTAGATCAAGATACCGTCGCTTTGAAAAAGCGCCAGCAAGCCTTAGCAGGACGTTATCATGCAGTCAGCGATGAGCTTGACGAGCATTGGAACTTTGAAGGCCCACTTGCCGACACCCGTTTGTTCTTCGACATCGGTTATATGCTCAGTATGGAGAAAACATTTCCAAACTTTAAAGCCAAATCTGAGTTTAAAGAATTAGGCGACAAACGTCTTTCAAAATAG
- a CDS encoding SprT-like domain-containing protein — protein sequence MFVYMPDFSKQLSKYIPLSAAPIISQWINDTGCRFKVTKSRASKLGDYRSPHRNEPHQITVNHDLNPYSFLITTVHEFAHLKTWQQFKNKVKPHGTEWKQNFKALMDPFLRLDIFPVDVTHALVKYMNNPAASSCTDLNLFRILRLHDTKQTEIITIESIEFDGYFSIKSGRVFQKQEKLRKRYKCMEVATKRIYLFHPIAEVFPIEAPVQA from the coding sequence ATGTTTGTATACATGCCGGATTTCAGCAAACAATTAAGCAAGTATATTCCCCTATCTGCCGCCCCTATCATCTCCCAATGGATCAATGATACTGGTTGTAGATTTAAGGTAACTAAATCCAGGGCATCAAAACTAGGAGACTACCGCTCACCGCATCGTAACGAACCCCATCAGATTACGGTAAACCATGATTTGAATCCATACTCCTTCTTGATCACCACCGTTCATGAGTTTGCCCATTTGAAAACATGGCAACAATTTAAGAACAAGGTCAAGCCACATGGCACGGAGTGGAAACAAAACTTCAAGGCACTGATGGATCCTTTTCTAAGGCTCGACATCTTTCCTGTCGATGTTACGCATGCCTTGGTGAAGTACATGAATAATCCCGCGGCCTCATCCTGCACCGACTTAAATCTCTTCCGTATCCTACGGCTGCATGATACCAAGCAAACGGAAATCATCACCATAGAATCCATTGAATTTGACGGTTATTTCTCCATTAAATCGGGAAGAGTGTTTCAGAAACAAGAAAAATTAAGAAAGCGATATAAATGTATGGAAGTAGCTACCAAGCGTATCTACTTATTCCACCCGATAGCGGAGGTATTCCCTATCGAGGCTCCCGTACAGGCATAA